The Actinomycetota bacterium genome has a window encoding:
- a CDS encoding methionine biosynthesis protein MetW: MSKGLSVIQGDINCDLDDYSEKSFDHIIAHDIIQIMDKPDEIIRKLLKLSDNVIVSFPNFAYIKIRLGVLFSGRMPKTSVLPYEWYDTPNIHLFTIRDFKVFCRKENIKITGEHYTGIGKKTIPVCMIPNLLAEFSYFRLTE, encoded by the coding sequence ATTTCAAAAGGACTGTCCGTAATCCAGGGCGATATTAATTGTGACCTTGATGATTATTCTGAAAAATCCTTTGATCATATAATTGCCCATGACATTATCCAGATAATGGATAAGCCGGATGAGATAATCAGAAAACTGCTGAAGCTGTCTGATAATGTAATAGTCAGCTTTCCTAATTTTGCATATATAAAAATAAGGCTGGGTGTTCTTTTTTCCGGGAGAATGCCAAAGACAAGCGTTCTGCCTTATGAATGGTATGATACTCCGAATATACACCTTTTTACTATCAGGGATTTTAAGGTATTCTGCCGCAAAGAAAATATAAAAATAACAGGAGAACATTACACTGGTATTGGCAAGAAAACAATTCCCGTCTGCATGATACCCAATCTGCTGGCCGAGTTCTCTTATTTCAGGCTTACAGAGTAG